The nucleotide sequence tacaaaagggtagtatgaacaataacattgacacatatcagaaacacatgcggaacaacgaagatatgcatgtgccttatcaaacaaggaaatgcaaacaaagcattacataataaatttcagttatacaataatttcaggatgaacaatacaagaacttcaaaggactaatataaagctcaattgaagaagaatttagaagaaatcaattttccaataggatgaaaattgaataggcaaatcccaacaaagttttcaattatgacaagatttgaatggtatagtttctgaattgtttgagtgaccaaatatgctctaaatcactaaaaataggtgtcattggaaagctgtatcaatctattttccgatgaactcagatttataattttttgatttctTTACAGGAAGTTAcaccaaatagagtaaaggaaggtcagaaatgatcatccctgttttgcagacttgatagaatcgatttaaacagaagttttagaaggcaaacaaacttcaaaatttccaactaggtgtcaaaagaaagatacatgaatctagtttccaaagaactaagttttgcttagttcagaattttctctagagagttatgagcaatttagtaacagaaggttagaaatttcagtccctattttgtagaatctatagggttaattgaaacagaagtcttagtaggcatttaaactccaaatcattcaatcttagtgtcaaaataaagatatttgagtttactttcaaatggaataggttttgtctaaattagagtttattacaaaatgttatgaccgaaacattgaatagaggtcagattaccgaaaaatttcagattcatggatttgtatcaaaaggaaagaacggtttggtactaagctgaaatcttttgcattatgaagaattaaaaggaaaacaaagattaggaattctgtaggaagagattagaacacttgccttaaacaaattttattcccaaatggggggagttgatgcaaaatctcaatcaaatcttcttcttcaattcctcttcttcttcttcttcccttctcttctcttcttaaactcacgttggatgcagcatctgaaagttacatttagtttctcctttaatctcttacttaattactttttgttaacacaaaagttgcaaagtttcaaggtggcaagcatgcatgaaaagtgctaggtgtcatccttagagcaaacttaggtggcaccattaggctagctagtgacacatgtccactaatttttttttttttttataacttaaatctgaaactttcataaatcatattaaacttctattataatattatttaatataaaaaaaattattaaataatcctcatatttacaaataagcatttattaaatttttaaaaatgggggatattacacttctcggatttgttcccgtagaatcttcgacgaccgtccggacttccgttgaactcttgaacccccaatgtgatcatggtcttgactccgatatAACTCCTACTgcgtgtcttactaccatcgtagttaatcctgcatatgtaaaacaaacttcgatctagacaattaatactaagcattaatcaagttgttcggcatgtcattagtccctcgatgcttcgtccgattctccggtgcatcgtcctctcctacggcttattgcccaatcggccagttgactctgtaactccgatatccttggcgcaatacctgctcttcttatcccgatgcccaaatccacggcctgaagctttctgtcgatacgtcgatcgatccaccggcccaacgttcaatcttctaacatgttcctctagcctagcatgattttttctgctttaattgtctcatcttgatcgaagcatcctacgtcactcaaaacgtagattaaaacataaacacaattatcaattggtttcatcatcaaaatatgagattcaacaacaacaagCAGTGAAATCCCAATAGTTAAAATCGATTACATGTATATtattgtaataaaatatataatattatccaTTAATTTTAAATGAGATGATAGCGAGAATATGATTTCTCAACTATTCTAAACCTATTATTTATTATAACATAGTTTgaaacaaaagaaaatattttccatACTCGAGCCGAGTGGTCTCATTTGGTTTAGGAACCGATAAGAAATGATGAAATTGATCCGTAGATCCGATTTGTTCGATCCTTGATTTAGGTTGGACAGTATATTCTATATATACTCTCGAAATTGACATCTTAGTACATTCAATCTCATGGATGTTTATGTGGTCGTGTCGGATCAGCCTCAGGATAAGTAGAATTATAATGACCCGTAGAATTGTAAAAAATTCACCCTGCAATAATACCCCGTTGAATTAAAATAATTTCAGGGCATAAACGAGGAAAAAATGCAAAATGAGgccaaggtaaaaaacaaatgttAATCCCCCCCTCCCCCTTCCCTCGGTTCGATCGAGATCCCAAATCGTCGCTCCGTGTCCCTTCCCattcgatctctctctctctctctctctctcgctcgctcgctctcgttCCTCCTCCTTCGATCCGGCGGTTGCGCCGCACATTGCCGCGGCCCGTGGCAAGATGTCGCACGGCGACACCATCCCCCTCCACTCCTCCGCCCAGTCCGACATCGACGAGATTGAGAACCTCATCAACGCCGGCTCTCACCCGGTCACCGTCCTCCCCGCCCGGCCCCCCAGCCCTCCCCGCGCCTCCATCCCTGTCTCCTTCGTTCCCTCCGCCGCTCCCCCGCCCCTGCCCTCCTACCAGAAGGTGCCGTCCTCCACCGCCCCAACCCCTCCTCCGCTCCCGATCACTCCCACCGCCGCTGGCTCCCGCCTGGGCGTTGGCATCGCCGCCGATGGCTTCGGGTCGCCGCCCGACACCCTCACGGAGCCCGTGTTGGACACGGTGAAGCGGGATCTGTCGCGGATCGTGAGCAATCTGAAGCTGGTGGTGTTCCCTAACCCGTTCAGAGAGGATCCCGGGAAGGCGCTGAGGGATTGGGATCTATGGGGGCcgttcttcttcatcatcttccTGGGGCTCGTCCTGTCATGGTCGGCATCCGTGAAGAAGGTAACTAAATGCTGGATCTTGGTGAACTATTTTCTTGCCTTGTTTCAACTTTCACTGATCACGCGCTTGCTTAAATCTTGGATTATCGTGGTGATGAGGACGCCTTTCAGATATTTTCTTTGTTACGATGGATCAGCATTTGATGAGTAACTGTGGTGAAATGGAAACACTAAAGATAATGAGGTCGGGTCAAAATCTTTGTTGCTAGATTGATGCAGTTTTCTATGAGGTTCTCGACAAGACATGAATACCCAATAAGTCAAATGACCGTAGACTGTAGGTCCAATGTTCTCTTCCTTTTTGTTGTCCATCATGAGATTTCTGATTCATTAGGTCATGGCCTTTACGCACATTGGGATTTGTTATTGTGTGGAACCCCTTATTCCAAATTAAttcatgagataaatattttctcgAAGGATTTTAACAAAGGTGACTACTTTGTCATTGAATTAGTGAGATGATCATGATGTTTATGGTCTTCATTAAACAGATAAGCAATGGACAATAACCTAAATTTTCCTTAACTGAATAGGCAGTACCAAGGCTTTTACTCCTTATGTGAAGATTATATTGTAAAAAATAGCTTTCACTATTCCTAATGGTGAAGATATTTACCATTTGTTTCCAGTTTTCAGATGAAGGATTGGCTATGATATTGACTGTTGGACATTCGGTAGATATTTTCCAGAGTTGCTTAAGTACCACAAATGGGAAGAAGTGTTGTAGATATTATATGTAAA is from Musa acuminata AAA Group cultivar baxijiao chromosome BXJ1-6, Cavendish_Baxijiao_AAA, whole genome shotgun sequence and encodes:
- the LOC103988518 gene encoding protein YIP4b, yielding MSHGDTIPLHSSAQSDIDEIENLINAGSHPVTVLPARPPSPPRASIPVSFVPSAAPPPLPSYQKVPSSTAPTPPPLPITPTAAGSRLGVGIAADGFGSPPDTLTEPVLDTVKRDLSRIVSNLKLVVFPNPFREDPGKALRDWDLWGPFFFIIFLGLVLSWSASVKKSEVFAVAFAVLAAGAVILTLNVLLLGGHIIFFQSLSLLGYCLFPLDIGALICMLKDNVVIKIVVVSITLAWSSWAAYPFMSAAVNPRRKALALYPVFLMYISVGFLIIAID